In one Sphingobium sp. MI1205 genomic region, the following are encoded:
- the hemH gene encoding ferrochelatase, which translates to MRNIGILLINLGTPDAPNASAVRRYLGEFLSDKRVVEIPQLLWQPILRGPILLTRPAKSARAYQEVWMEGGSPLAVHTRETATKLQALVGPDVAVDWAMRYGNPSIAERLSAMIAAGCERILLAPLYPQYCAATTATALDACYAALAGLRAQPAIRTLPPYYADAAYIEALRSSTERQLAALDFNPDLLLASFHGMPDRTRQLGDPYYEQCLATAKLLQDALGREVRVSFQSRFGRAKWLGPATDETLRALPSRGVKSVAILTPGFSADCLETLEEIAMRGRDDFLAAGGNKFAHFSCLNASAEAMLLYRNLVGRELAGWLENNFVQLPRGG; encoded by the coding sequence ATGCGAAACATCGGCATTCTCCTCATCAATCTGGGCACGCCCGATGCGCCGAACGCTTCGGCTGTGCGAAGATACCTGGGAGAATTCCTTTCCGACAAGCGCGTCGTGGAGATCCCCCAACTGCTATGGCAGCCGATATTGCGTGGACCGATCCTGCTGACGCGGCCTGCCAAGTCGGCGCGAGCCTATCAAGAGGTCTGGATGGAGGGTGGATCTCCACTGGCTGTTCATACGCGCGAAACGGCGACCAAGTTACAGGCGTTGGTCGGTCCCGATGTCGCGGTCGATTGGGCCATGCGCTACGGGAATCCGTCAATCGCGGAGAGGTTGAGCGCGATGATCGCCGCCGGATGTGAACGCATTTTGCTGGCGCCGCTCTATCCGCAATATTGTGCAGCCACGACCGCTACCGCCCTGGACGCCTGTTATGCCGCGCTTGCCGGTTTGCGCGCCCAGCCGGCGATCCGGACCCTGCCCCCTTATTATGCGGATGCCGCCTATATAGAAGCCCTGCGCAGTTCGACCGAACGTCAATTGGCCGCACTGGATTTCAACCCGGACCTGCTTCTCGCCAGTTTCCACGGGATGCCCGATCGAACTCGCCAGCTGGGTGACCCCTATTATGAGCAGTGCCTAGCCACTGCGAAGCTGCTGCAGGATGCGTTGGGCAGGGAAGTGCGCGTGTCATTTCAATCCCGTTTCGGACGGGCGAAATGGCTTGGCCCGGCAACCGACGAAACATTGCGGGCGTTGCCTTCGCGAGGCGTGAAGTCGGTCGCCATTCTCACGCCGGGCTTTTCGGCGGACTGCCTGGAAACCCTGGAAGAAATCGCCATGCGCGGCCGCGATGACTTTTTGGCGGCAGGGGGTAATAAATTTGCCCATTTTAGCTGTTTGAACGCTTCTGCAGAGGCTATGCTTCTCTACCGAAATCTTGTCGGCCGCGAACTGGCGGGATGGCTGGAAAATAACTTCGTCCAATTACCCAGGGGAGGCTGA
- the phbB gene encoding acetoacetyl-CoA reductase, with protein sequence MNRVAIVTGGTRGIGEAISVALKELGCKVAANYGGNDERARAFTDRTGIPAFRWDVGDHQACLDGCASVADQLGAVDIVVNNAGITRDGVLSKMSFEDWNEVMRINLGGCFNMAKATFGGMRDRGWGRIVNIGSINGQAGQYGQVNYAAAKSGIHGFTKALAQEGAKYGVTVNAIAPGYIDTDMVAAVPAPVLEKIVAKIPVGRLGYAKEIARGVAFFCNDDAGFVTGSTLSINGGQHMY encoded by the coding sequence ATGAACAGAGTTGCGATCGTCACGGGCGGAACGCGCGGCATCGGCGAAGCGATCAGCGTTGCACTCAAGGAATTGGGTTGTAAAGTGGCTGCCAATTACGGGGGCAACGACGAAAGGGCCCGCGCCTTCACCGACAGGACTGGTATCCCGGCCTTTCGCTGGGATGTGGGTGATCACCAGGCTTGTCTAGACGGTTGTGCATCAGTGGCCGATCAGCTGGGCGCTGTTGATATCGTCGTGAACAATGCCGGGATCACGCGCGACGGCGTTTTGTCCAAGATGAGCTTTGAAGACTGGAATGAGGTAATGCGCATCAATCTGGGCGGTTGCTTCAATATGGCAAAGGCAACCTTCGGCGGAATGCGTGATAGGGGTTGGGGACGTATCGTCAACATCGGGTCGATCAATGGCCAGGCCGGACAATATGGGCAGGTCAATTATGCCGCCGCCAAGTCGGGCATCCATGGGTTCACCAAGGCTCTGGCGCAGGAAGGCGCGAAATATGGCGTGACTGTCAACGCCATCGCCCCCGGCTATATCGACACGGATATGGTTGCTGCGGTGCCTGCGCCCGTGCTGGAAAAAATCGTCGCCAAGATTCCAGTCGGTCGCTTGGGCTATGCCAAAGAAATTGCACGCGGCGTGGCGTTCTTCTGTAATGACGATGCGGGCTTCGTGACGGGCAGCACCCTGTCGATCAACGGCGGCCAACACATGTATTGA
- a CDS encoding ribbon-helix-helix domain-containing protein, translating to MDADIPANLTSGRRAKSPFGPPVKRSVTIAGHQTAISLEPIFWEALQNEAGRLNLPLNALVARIDLDRMSADPAPNLASAIRCWLFAGKGKNYSQ from the coding sequence ATGGACGCCGATATTCCTGCAAACCTGACTTCGGGTCGGAGGGCGAAGTCGCCCTTCGGCCCACCGGTCAAACGCAGTGTGACGATTGCGGGGCACCAAACCGCGATCAGTCTGGAGCCCATTTTCTGGGAAGCGTTGCAAAATGAGGCTGGTCGGCTGAACCTGCCGCTCAACGCGCTGGTTGCACGCATTGATCTAGACCGAATGTCAGCAGATCCCGCTCCCAACCTTGCCAGCGCCATCCGCTGCTGGCTGTTTGCAGGGAAAGGTAAGAATTATTCGCAATAG
- a CDS encoding TonB-dependent receptor, translating into MSSSKSAPFLALSCVGALAFASTAHGQEVSGPKLGGMTVTDTAIDASEVKVERAESPKYVRPLLDTPQTVTVINKETIQQQNLLTLRDVLSTVPGITFGAGEGGFGYGDRIILRGQDAKNDVTVDGVRSGAFLNRNEVYNIEQVEITNGANSVMNGGGSVAGTINLVTKRPLADDQTILNAGIGTDNYYRATVDANKRINDLIAVRINAVYHENDVPGRDVEYYKRWGIAPAITLGIDGPTSLTIQAEHLDDEAMPQYGMRYYPAQGGILDEFDRSGYYGFANVDRQDSKTNSLQAIFSHAFTDNLKVRNLTRYEHIRQNTITSQPSGDFCLSSGLQPDGSACAATVAPGYYMPNRGNGRGNTRFISNETAYNQIDLSADFATGGIEHTLVLGASALWEKYNQLGGNSLREADGTNPFATAYPLVSISNPGEVVQGPAGFVYGSNNYVGPINFIRSSRNLGEQTSYAAYLFDAMKLTDWIELNGGIRYEKVKGSNRTVSFDTDAGSATLGDPTEVTDPTRIDDNLFSYRVGLVVKPTPNTSVYVAYGNSKLPSKASVDGSCTADNEFGGSGTCNVKPETTKNYEIGAKADLFDAKLLLTAALFRNDRNQIKVLSGDPLLPDRAADGFQRVEGISLGASGNITSNWTISANYMYLKSKIKQGVSDFCLDNPGATSPGAGDCANSTAFPDPTRGYALTNTPKHSGSLFTTYRFDFGLELGYGITYQGKFLLNQSTLAQLTAGTYTAYYVPSYTIHRFMANYPITEKLTAQLNVQNFTNEKYVTTVRNNVNNSWAQPAPTRSAVLSLNYAF; encoded by the coding sequence ATGTCGAGTTCTAAGTCGGCGCCGTTTCTGGCGCTAAGCTGTGTGGGCGCGCTGGCATTCGCTTCCACTGCGCATGGCCAGGAGGTATCGGGCCCGAAGCTCGGCGGAATGACTGTCACAGATACCGCCATCGACGCATCTGAAGTGAAAGTGGAGCGGGCGGAGTCACCTAAATATGTCCGGCCTCTTCTGGATACGCCACAGACGGTCACGGTAATCAACAAGGAGACAATCCAGCAACAGAACCTGCTCACCCTCCGGGATGTGCTGTCGACTGTCCCCGGGATCACTTTCGGCGCTGGTGAGGGGGGCTTCGGCTATGGCGATCGCATCATCTTGCGCGGACAAGATGCCAAGAATGACGTCACCGTCGATGGTGTGCGTTCCGGCGCGTTTCTCAACCGCAATGAGGTCTACAATATTGAGCAGGTTGAGATTACCAACGGTGCGAACTCGGTCATGAACGGCGGCGGGTCGGTGGCGGGGACGATCAACCTCGTGACCAAGCGACCGCTCGCGGACGACCAGACGATCCTGAACGCAGGTATCGGCACTGACAATTATTACCGCGCAACCGTGGATGCCAACAAGCGCATAAACGACTTGATCGCGGTCCGCATCAACGCCGTCTATCATGAAAATGATGTGCCAGGCCGCGATGTCGAATATTATAAGCGTTGGGGCATCGCTCCCGCCATCACCCTGGGCATAGATGGCCCGACCAGCTTGACGATCCAGGCCGAGCATTTGGACGATGAAGCGATGCCGCAATATGGTATGCGTTATTATCCCGCGCAGGGCGGCATCCTCGATGAATTTGATCGTTCGGGCTATTACGGCTTTGCCAATGTCGATCGTCAGGACAGCAAGACCAATTCGCTTCAGGCGATTTTCAGCCATGCGTTCACCGACAACCTGAAGGTTCGCAACCTCACTCGCTATGAGCATATCCGCCAGAACACGATAACCAGTCAGCCGAGCGGCGATTTCTGCCTCTCTTCGGGCCTCCAGCCCGACGGCAGTGCGTGCGCGGCCACCGTGGCACCGGGCTATTACATGCCCAATCGCGGCAATGGCCGCGGTAATACGCGCTTCATCAGCAACGAGACGGCTTATAATCAGATCGATCTCAGCGCCGATTTCGCGACTGGCGGCATCGAACATACACTGGTGTTGGGGGCCTCCGCTCTTTGGGAGAAGTATAACCAACTCGGTGGCAACAGCCTTCGGGAGGCGGACGGCACCAATCCGTTCGCGACAGCCTATCCGCTCGTCAGCATTTCCAATCCCGGCGAGGTAGTCCAAGGCCCGGCAGGCTTCGTCTATGGCAGCAACAACTATGTCGGCCCCATCAACTTCATCCGTTCATCGCGGAACCTGGGCGAGCAGACCAGCTATGCCGCCTATCTGTTCGACGCGATGAAGCTGACCGACTGGATCGAACTCAATGGTGGCATACGCTACGAAAAGGTGAAGGGCAGCAACAGGACGGTCAGCTTTGACACGGATGCGGGGTCCGCCACGCTGGGAGATCCTACGGAAGTCACAGACCCGACCCGGATCGACGACAATCTGTTCTCTTATCGTGTCGGATTGGTCGTGAAGCCGACGCCGAACACCAGCGTCTATGTCGCCTACGGCAACTCCAAGCTCCCGTCCAAGGCCTCGGTCGATGGGTCCTGCACGGCGGACAACGAGTTCGGCGGCAGCGGCACCTGTAATGTTAAGCCTGAAACGACCAAAAACTATGAAATAGGCGCCAAGGCAGACCTGTTCGATGCGAAGTTGCTGCTGACAGCGGCGCTGTTCCGCAACGATCGCAACCAGATCAAGGTTCTGTCAGGAGATCCGCTATTGCCCGATCGGGCAGCCGATGGCTTCCAGCGTGTCGAAGGCATTTCTCTTGGCGCATCCGGGAACATTACAAGCAATTGGACGATCTCGGCCAACTACATGTACCTCAAGAGCAAGATCAAACAGGGCGTGTCTGATTTCTGTCTGGACAATCCCGGTGCGACCAGCCCTGGGGCGGGAGACTGCGCCAATAGCACCGCTTTCCCAGATCCAACGCGGGGCTATGCGCTCACCAATACGCCCAAGCATTCAGGCAGCCTTTTCACCACCTATCGCTTCGATTTCGGCCTGGAGTTGGGTTACGGCATCACTTACCAGGGCAAGTTCCTGCTGAACCAGTCAACGCTGGCGCAGCTCACTGCGGGTACGTACACAGCCTACTATGTACCCAGCTACACAATTCATCGGTTCATGGCGAACTATCCCATCACCGAGAAACTGACGGCGCAGCTCAACGTCCAGAATTTCACTAATGAGAAATATGTGACAACGGTGCGCAACAACGTGAATAACAGCTGGGCGCAGCCCGCGCCGACGCGGTCGGCGGTATTGAGCTTGAACTACGCGTTCTAA
- a CDS encoding energy transducer TonB yields MDEAVDALLPSSVVEPIRTVARPAKVSAACRYGESNSPNWYVIALILVVHALLIAAIMHVRHQRQRPEEAHLTVLNLTQPVPPPAEETPPPPPSQPQVAAPIPVVRVPAPAPQISTTPTPPTVTVNPPSVAAPAPVVAMAAPVPSGIIQGGDLSTQMISGKPPRYPLESRRKREQGTVVLALTLGFDGAVETLTVARSSGYSRLDDAAKDAVRRWRWRPMIQQGQAVKVKGIVEIPFVLQVSAA; encoded by the coding sequence ATGGATGAGGCCGTCGATGCCCTCCTGCCTTCCAGCGTCGTAGAACCCATCCGGACAGTTGCTCGTCCCGCCAAAGTCTCTGCCGCTTGTCGCTACGGTGAAAGCAATTCGCCTAACTGGTACGTCATTGCGCTTATCCTTGTTGTGCACGCGTTGCTGATTGCTGCGATCATGCATGTGCGCCATCAGAGACAGAGACCAGAGGAAGCGCACCTGACGGTCCTCAATCTGACACAGCCCGTGCCTCCGCCGGCAGAAGAAACACCTCCGCCGCCCCCTTCCCAACCTCAAGTGGCCGCACCCATCCCGGTCGTCCGGGTTCCGGCGCCGGCCCCTCAGATCTCGACCACCCCGACGCCTCCAACTGTAACGGTCAATCCGCCATCGGTGGCCGCCCCGGCGCCAGTTGTTGCCATGGCCGCGCCGGTTCCATCCGGCATCATCCAAGGCGGCGACCTCAGCACACAGATGATATCCGGGAAGCCGCCTCGATATCCGCTCGAGAGCCGGCGTAAGCGGGAGCAGGGCACGGTCGTTCTTGCACTCACGCTGGGCTTTGATGGCGCAGTGGAAACGCTGACTGTCGCGCGGAGCAGTGGTTATTCCCGGCTCGATGACGCAGCCAAGGATGCTGTCCGCCGCTGGCGTTGGCGCCCCATGATTCAGCAGGGGCAGGCCGTGAAGGTCAAGGGTATCGTTGAAATTCCCTTTGTTCTGCAGGTCAGTGCTGCCTGA
- a CDS encoding Fe2+-dependent dioxygenase codes for MLTVIPDLLDTATVRKIRLLIDTAQWVDGNVTSGHQSALAKRNMQLPEDAPQAQQAGQIILDALGKSPLFIAAALPLKIFPPLFNSYAGGQAFGVHVDNAVRIQAGTGFRVRSDLSITVFLEGPELYQGGELTIETNFGVQQVKLPAGHAVLYPSSSLHRVEPVISGRRVASFFWLQSMVRDDAARQMLFDLDSSVQALAADLGHDNAQVIRLTGVYHNLLRRWGDA; via the coding sequence ATGTTGACCGTCATTCCTGACCTGCTTGATACCGCCACTGTACGCAAGATTCGCTTGTTGATTGATACGGCGCAGTGGGTCGATGGCAATGTGACTTCAGGTCATCAGTCGGCGCTGGCTAAGCGGAATATGCAACTGCCCGAAGACGCACCACAGGCGCAGCAGGCGGGGCAGATCATTCTGGATGCGCTGGGCAAGTCACCGCTGTTCATCGCTGCCGCACTGCCGCTCAAGATCTTTCCACCGCTGTTCAACAGCTATGCGGGGGGGCAGGCCTTTGGTGTTCATGTGGATAATGCGGTGCGGATACAGGCGGGCACGGGTTTCCGTGTCCGATCAGATCTTTCGATAACGGTCTTCCTTGAAGGTCCGGAACTGTACCAGGGCGGAGAGCTGACCATCGAAACCAATTTCGGTGTACAACAGGTGAAGCTGCCGGCCGGGCACGCAGTGCTGTATCCCTCATCATCGTTGCACCGCGTGGAACCGGTTATCAGCGGCAGGCGAGTGGCGAGCTTTTTCTGGTTGCAGTCGATGGTTCGGGACGATGCAGCCCGGCAGATGCTTTTTGACCTCGATAGCAGTGTGCAGGCCTTGGCGGCCGATCTTGGTCACGACAACGCGCAGGTGATCCGGCTGACGGGAGTATATCATAATCTGCTGCGGCGGTGGGGGGACGCCTGA
- a CDS encoding FAD:protein FMN transferase codes for MGTSWSARIVDAPSGCAAVIGDVLAGVIAQMSNWEPQSDISRFNALPVGTWVALPPDMMKVLKAGLDVARLSGGAFDPAIGRLIERWGFGASGITGPTTVPSHPTPWTAIEIDGDKARRLADVTLDFSGIAKGFAVDAVAQALRDLGTATFLVEIGGELRGEGIRPDLQPWWVDVEAPPGVTVPTLRIALCNLAVATSGDYRRFREEGGETLSHSIDPATGSPIDNDVASVTVLHEEAMLADAWATAITIAGPSRGMALAASENLCARLVLRAPRGAQEFMTPAMAAMLD; via the coding sequence ATGGGCACCAGCTGGTCGGCCCGAATTGTCGATGCACCATCCGGCTGCGCCGCGGTCATCGGCGATGTGCTTGCCGGCGTTATAGCGCAGATGAGCAATTGGGAGCCGCAGTCCGACATCAGCCGCTTCAATGCTCTGCCGGTGGGCACTTGGGTCGCCCTGCCACCTGATATGATGAAGGTCCTCAAGGCAGGGCTCGATGTTGCCCGCCTGTCGGGTGGTGCCTTTGACCCCGCAATTGGCCGCTTGATTGAACGATGGGGCTTTGGCGCGTCCGGTATCACCGGCCCGACGACCGTGCCGAGCCATCCCACCCCATGGACAGCGATTGAAATCGATGGCGACAAAGCGCGCCGCCTCGCTGATGTGACACTGGACTTTTCAGGCATAGCCAAAGGCTTTGCCGTCGATGCGGTTGCACAAGCCCTTCGCGATCTGGGCACAGCCACCTTTCTCGTGGAGATTGGCGGCGAACTGCGCGGCGAAGGCATTCGCCCTGATCTGCAACCGTGGTGGGTTGATGTGGAAGCACCCCCCGGCGTTACCGTCCCCACCCTGCGTATCGCCCTGTGCAATCTCGCGGTCGCGACCTCAGGAGATTATCGCCGCTTCAGGGAAGAGGGCGGCGAAACCCTGTCACACAGCATCGATCCAGCCACCGGCAGTCCGATCGACAATGATGTTGCGTCGGTCACCGTACTGCACGAGGAGGCGATGCTTGCGGATGCTTGGGCAACCGCCATCACCATAGCGGGTCCCAGCCGCGGCATGGCGCTTGCCGCCAGCGAAAATCTCTGCGCCCGTCTCGTTCTTCGCGCTCCTCGAGGTGCCCAGGAATTCATGACGCCCGCCATGGCGGCGATGCTGGACTAG
- a CDS encoding DUF4198 domain-containing protein, producing MHSKYLIAGAFAALMASGTAQAHRQWMLPSSTTLSGTESWVTVDAAVSNDLFYFEHVPMRTDNVAVTQPDGSPGKIENAAIGKYRSTFDVHLTQPGTYRLASVTTNVMGSYTLNGEVKRLPRSTTKDNLTAAIPAGATNVHTSEATNRNEIFLTLGAPTTTIFKPTGVGIEMVPITHPNDLVSGESATFQFLLDGKPADGLKVTVIPGGIRYRDALGQQDLVTGNDGKLSINWAQPGMYWLNASTGGRREGSEPASQHGAGMAQSERPAGPPQRRASYVTTLEVLAP from the coding sequence ATGCACTCCAAATATCTGATCGCAGGCGCATTCGCCGCCCTGATGGCTTCGGGAACCGCGCAGGCGCACCGCCAATGGATGCTCCCATCCTCGACCACGCTGTCGGGTACGGAAAGCTGGGTCACGGTTGACGCTGCCGTGTCCAACGACCTCTTCTATTTCGAACATGTGCCAATGCGCACCGATAACGTCGCGGTGACGCAACCAGATGGCTCGCCAGGCAAGATCGAGAATGCGGCGATCGGAAAGTATCGCTCGACCTTTGACGTGCATCTGACGCAACCAGGCACCTATCGCCTCGCCAGCGTCACTACCAACGTCATGGGGAGCTACACGCTGAACGGCGAAGTGAAACGCCTGCCGCGCAGCACCACCAAAGACAATCTGACCGCTGCGATCCCGGCGGGCGCTACCAATGTCCATACCAGCGAAGCCACGAACCGGAACGAGATATTCCTTACCCTGGGTGCCCCCACGACCACCATCTTCAAGCCGACCGGCGTTGGCATAGAGATGGTCCCCATCACCCATCCAAACGACCTTGTTTCCGGCGAATCGGCAACCTTCCAGTTTCTGCTCGACGGCAAGCCCGCAGATGGCCTTAAGGTCACAGTCATTCCGGGCGGCATCCGCTATCGTGATGCGCTGGGCCAGCAGGATCTTGTCACTGGCAACGACGGCAAACTCTCCATAAACTGGGCGCAACCGGGCATGTATTGGCTTAATGCCAGCACCGGTGGCAGGCGTGAAGGTAGCGAACCCGCCAGCCAGCACGGCGCGGGAATGGCGCAGTCGGAACGGCCCGCCGGTCCACCGCAGCGCCGCGCTTCCTACGTCACCACGCTCGAAGTGCTGGCGCCCTGA
- a CDS encoding DUF2271 domain-containing protein — MHNGYKIILGSGAALGAATIPASAQTLNVSVTIPRLSVAEYHRPYVAIWLEKEGSAPRTLSVWYDVDKAKGEGAKWLRDIRQWWRVSGRSMNLPADGITGATRAPGEQKVAFTAGKAPLNRLTPGNYTLVVEAAREVGGRELLRLPFSWPSKPGATLRTKGSTELGTVSLTVGK, encoded by the coding sequence ATGCACAACGGCTATAAAATCATCCTCGGAAGCGGCGCCGCGCTCGGCGCAGCGACAATTCCAGCATCCGCCCAGACGCTGAATGTCAGCGTCACAATCCCGCGCCTCTCGGTCGCCGAATATCACCGCCCCTATGTCGCCATCTGGCTGGAAAAGGAAGGATCCGCGCCGCGCACGCTGTCGGTCTGGTATGATGTCGACAAGGCCAAGGGCGAAGGCGCCAAATGGCTGCGCGACATCCGCCAATGGTGGCGAGTATCCGGCCGTTCCATGAACCTGCCCGCCGACGGCATCACCGGCGCAACCCGCGCGCCAGGTGAACAGAAAGTCGCCTTCACCGCCGGCAAGGCCCCGCTGAATCGACTGACGCCCGGCAATTACACTCTTGTGGTAGAGGCGGCACGCGAAGTCGGCGGCCGCGAACTGCTCCGGCTGCCGTTCAGCTGGCCATCCAAGCCCGGCGCGACGCTGCGCACCAAGGGCAGCACCGAATTGGGAACCGTCAGCCTCACCGTCGGCAAATAA
- a CDS encoding PepSY-associated TM helix domain-containing protein, whose translation MHAPVSVQPKKKKKAFWLKQLHSWHWISSAISLIGLLLFAFTGITLNHAADVEASPQTVEKSAVLPAPLLRRIAPDGAADSKKPLPASIAAWVERETGSRATGEAEWSADEIYLALPRPGGDGWVSIDRHSGQMTSESTSRGWISYLNDLHKGRNTGAAWKWFIDIFAVACFLFAMTGLLLLQLHAAKRPSTWPMVGLGFAIPAALIIVFIH comes from the coding sequence ATGCACGCCCCCGTCAGCGTCCAGCCAAAGAAAAAGAAGAAGGCCTTCTGGCTGAAGCAGCTGCATAGCTGGCACTGGATCAGTTCGGCGATCAGCCTCATCGGCCTGCTGCTCTTCGCCTTCACTGGCATAACCCTCAACCACGCCGCCGATGTGGAGGCTTCGCCGCAGACGGTTGAAAAGAGCGCGGTCCTGCCCGCGCCCTTGCTCCGCCGGATCGCGCCGGACGGCGCTGCCGACAGCAAAAAGCCGCTGCCCGCCTCCATCGCTGCATGGGTGGAACGCGAAACCGGCTCCCGCGCGACCGGTGAAGCGGAATGGTCCGCCGACGAAATCTATCTCGCTTTGCCTCGGCCAGGCGGCGATGGCTGGGTGTCCATCGACCGGCATAGCGGCCAGATGACCAGCGAAAGCACCAGCAGGGGCTGGATCAGCTACCTCAACGACCTGCACAAGGGCCGCAACACCGGCGCCGCCTGGAAATGGTTCATCGACATCTTCGCGGTCGCTTGTTTCCTATTCGCAATGACCGGCCTGCTCCTCCTCCAGCTCCACGCCGCCAAGCGCCCCAGCACCTGGCCCATGGTCGGCCTGGGCTTCGCCATCCCAGCCGCTTTAATTATCGTTTTCATTCATTAA